aatgcaggccatacttacaggacagGAGACTCTATCCCAGGGAACAATGATGCTGAGAAAAAACTTGAGCCATGgcagataatcagttgaacataagctcccaatgcgaagttgtggccaaaaggattgaaatgatccttggaggcataaatagaggaatcttgaagaagagtaaagaagttattttccctctgaatatggcactcatgtgagtgctgctggaatgctgtgtccagatcagatgtccacaattcaagaaggatgctgataaattagaggattcagagaagagtcacaagaactatcaaaggattggaaaatatacctttagtgatagactcaaggagctcaatctatttagctttacaaagagaaggttaaggagtgacttgaggacagtctataactactcacatggggaacaaattttgataatgggttcttcacattagcaaacaatggtataacaagattcaatggagaaaaaggaagctagattaattcagactggtaataaggcgtacatttttaatagtaattttaattaatcattggaacaatttaccaaaagttgttgtggtggattttcggtcactagcaattttaaaatcaagattggatgtttttctaaaagatgtactctagttcagagactatttcggagaagttctatgttatgcaggaggtcagaccggataatcacaatgaacccttttggccttggaatctaagtaactagaaatctaataataggaTTATGCACGTGTATTATGTTACCGAGTTTGGCTCATTgtagctagcacctggtctgaaatatagctatagatctcaggaggagagagggttgatgaaattcccacagcttcataactgctaaagaaaagttcttagaagtgtgatcagtgataagttttctttaatgtcgtatgtttgtacaggtgaaaaaatacaagaagtttcttctggacataCTGATCGGGGCCTTACATGACGTTTTCAGTTCTGAAGTGATTGGTGAGAGcatgaaagcactggccaaagtcctgaaggagctgaaagagaaggacatCGGTTCTTCCTTCAAAGACCTCACCGAACAGATCCGGGCCTACTTTGACGATGTATGTGAACAGAACTCTCCAACCCCAGTTCAACCGATCTTGATTAGACTCGATTTACGATGTGTGATGTGGACTCCCTGGGCATTGCTCATGTCAGAGTGCAGAGATtttaggccccagggaagggaagtattttacggaggaggagaacattaggaggatggggatgacatccctgctcccacagtctcacccttctgttcttgATTGCCACTGAGAACCTCAAAGAAAGTCTGAATACTAGATTAGGTAGCTAGATAACCATGAAAAGGGGGTTACAGAGTGCAATAGAAAGTGTTGGGCCTGCTCTATACCGTTTTTATGTGAGAGGGTTggaatgataattctgttttgcagagaatttttgagatttcaaattttggttttgttcctatttgtgggaacccctcccccaaacttcagaactccttgtgaaacagaattactattctcaacctagctctgttggaagccttggcccggggcagtctgctctcagactatcctggtgctgggaacccaggaaactctgggagctagaggtgccagggagttgcAAATTTGAGAGCTAGGACCCCCAGGGTCATagaatggaagggacctcaggaggtcatctagtccaaccctctgctcaaagcaggaccaatcctcagcttTTTTCCCAGTTCCCAAAATGGCCccccagggactgaactcacaaccctgggtttagcaggccaatgctcaaaccactgagctatccttccccccaaagctgggagcctggaagcctatgatcccagtcagcctgctagattggctgccaaggagctggatgggtgtactggcaagacaccaggcaggtttctaaggaccctgcctggcttctggaggaatttcatcaaaattgaactgtctctaaaatattttcatgaatcagaaaattcgaataaaaaattggttaattaaagtttatcTGACTAGCTGTAGTTGCAATCACTTTACTTTAGCGTAGAAGAGACGGCTGTGTGAGGTGCGTGATGGGATTGTCCCTTACTTACCAAGTTGTGGGGCTTTCTTGGCTGTAGGAGAATGATGGTCTTCGCTCAGTGGCctttgtcctatttggcatcctggctcagttgacaaagaaaaaatggaaggccTATTTCGCTGAGCAGGTTGAAAGAGCTGGGTCATACTTCTGCTGCACCTGCAAGACCCAAGCCCGAGGTTTCAATGGTAAGACCAACAGTGACTTATTTACTAAgccaaaggaatcttcctcccagtgccaggggagcactgctattcctgcttgttgtggaggcccaaattctcccctcagttcattgccctcctgctgagtcacttccagccaggttggtccatggctgcctcaccagaatccaggataggtcatgggtctgacccctacaggtctctgttcctgtctgactcttcaccccaggcccctgcctccccagaacagaggagagaccacagctgtgcctggtgaagcagctttcatcggtatatctgttcccaaaagacattgatgctacctccaggtttcagtggaaGCTCTCCCCTCTATTAGTcattcctgcatgtttctgccaGTCACATCCAGATGAATCCTTTTTTGTCCTGGAATAGATGAGCAGTCACGCAGATGAGTTCCCTTTGATTGAACACAGCACTCGGTAGGGAACAAGTCAATGGTGTGACGCTCtttttcaggaatgcagagctacatttcacctctgtttcccgtttttgggactgaagagactccaacatgcgatcaataagcaccttggtggcagagccgagctgaagcctgaagagctccaggtggacatttgcagacaccttgtgagtgagctgttgaactgtaggagattattgactggagggtgatgggaaatgtaaatctgccccagattcccattttttccacttctacccagccacctgttcttgctcttatttacctgtggttcataaaagcatgtgctggcagtcaaagggcacttctagccagagagagctcatgtgtccctgatttcctctaggccaaagaaaatgcagaactgcTGGAGAACTTGTATAGCACAACCATCGCGTCCTTCAGtagcagctgggaagggatccGGGCAGGTGCCGCCAACTTAGCTGGTGAGAGATGATGCCCAGTGTCCCTTTTGATATTCCCATTGAGGGAGACAGAAaaaatcccactgtgcagcactgagctgccattaatctctctgtgcctcagcttcccacccaTAGATGGAGATGTTAATGTCCCTACCTCTCCAGGATGGTGGTCGGAGGAATTCATTAGTTGCTATAAAGTGCTTGGGATTGTTGCAGGGAAGCACGGTGCAGTCATTTCGTAGTAGTGCCTGGGACACTGTCACGTAGGGCATggttacactttgagctgggggtataattcccatcttgatgagacacacccgcactagccctttgtgctaaaaatagagagtagctgcggcggcaggagcagcaggaggtttaaccaccccaagtatgatcccatccaaaccccaaagtctattctcacagtggctgctcctcccacggcttgtgctgccttagctacattctaatgctagcgctgtcagagctagtgtgggcctGTCCCATTGAACTGGGTGTGATACCtctagctcaaagtgcagacctacccagtgctgttcagtgctcctcactgtgacttcatcactgggaggcaagcagcccacctccccatagcgcctgctgtttcaccttcctggccacagcaccttgtCAAGGAAGCATTAGGTTCCTCCTGTTTGGCCCTGTGGCCTCTTCTCCCTAGCAcacccatgtgagacaggcaggcattggggctcACCTATCAGTCACCTTGTGAGATCCTTCTTAGAACTCGCTTATTCCTGGCcccagtcctttgctcagaccactagaccaaacactatcttagtatgtctccaataactgactgcagtggcaagaggagcacagactgtttcatcaagcaaatgggttttatgtaaacattctttttaaaaaatgtctctctcattctcttcagtgtggactctaaactgctctagcatcctcttgcccacagctcacccttaggcccacagtaggagaccccaaagacctgtctaggggctgctaatatcactttgcactcaacaagggaaggttttattgttattgttgttatttatttgacattgtgtatttaggcatcatcctggaacacacagacactcagcgtatgaaatggctggacctggaacatctgctgatgtgtaagtgataaatacagctgaagtcctgctcattaatgagttataaaggaatttagctgacaagcagcagtaaccgataccactggtgcaaagtgcatcagccacatcaaaggacaaattcactcttgcccagtagaaagtcagccttaatttccctgaaggaggaagctgcagaaggtgtgatatgagtcagtgcatctcctggttgtcctggcaatgcccctccccagccagtgctctccacactttgggctttattggctttctgtggactccccaagtgagaagtagccactttctgctaccccaaatttcccaccagcaattttGCTTCCAGTAGGTGCCCTGTATCATGCGCAAACCAGCTTGgacctggcctgtgttaaattccaggttgagttgagctcaggcagtggctcctgaatagagctggaaaataactgaaaagtggaagctattgaaacaatggaccttcttccatttgcagcggagtggatgactttctggtagagtcagggtctccccacagttgggagcatggaagggacccaatgagggaccctaaagctttgtttgtattggagagctgctgtcgtgtggtattcagaagtaataagtctccagctatttcaggcacaggtgactatatgaaaagtgaggcctattcatctctcatgtattttccaccccaatagaaggactgagcccagtttcacatttttccatgtgatcattctgctcaggtacttcaaggttctgtgatcacgcttagctgtgatttgacagtctgttcactaacgtgatgtcctctgtaatttcagctctccgggtcctagagaaagacccaagtcccactgtccagctggtggcaactgaGCTCATAAGTGACATCTGTCCTGGCCGGCGCTTGGCGAATGAAGCAGAACGgagacaaacagaacaaggcactccagtggtataagggccctaccatcaatcaaatgttaatcccaccccttgaccccggcagcaagatgtgtcatgtgacccctctaaggactcctcccactgccatctaccgatcagggtgggtttcgccccaataggaatgccccgagggaagacttgaccaatcaaggggagttccggggcaggtgacctgtcctttgtgtgacccctctaagaactcctcccactgccatctaccgatcagggtgggtttcagccactggggatcactccaagaggagatttgaccaactggggggaattctggggtggggtgacccatccggaagtgcttcatgtgacccttctaggaactcctctcaccaccctttaccagttgcgatgggtttcagctgcagaggactgccccaagaggagagttgaccaaaacaaggtaggttctcggaaggggtgaacctcccagaagagggttgtgtgacccctctaagaactccttccaatgccctctgccaatcagagtgcagcacatcacctcataagtcccagcgctgggcagaggaggccatctcttaccaagaagacgtgttttatgaattgtggaaaggctgagaggagacatggactcctttaccactcctctgagaacttcagactttgttttagccccgaggacctttgggcttgtatggataaagcgctatagcagttacagttccgaggagggccctttgactcgaccATTGATAGATACCTCAGGACCCGACCCCGAACCCTCGTGAAGAACCCCGATGAGTGTGACGACCCCCCCCAAAAGTgggaagatgatcatggcttgggggagtcactggtggacaaggtgaacgggaaagacgttgctcaggtaaatgaatgattaagaagcgatggtcgatcatgggggtataatggggttaggaatcaacttggcattgcataaatctaagaacaagcagagggttgcttacactgttttttgtctgaaaatctctcaacagctcgacgatgcctttcaagaggcctttgagaacttacacatcggtagccctgttgtgcatcagctgtttttgctcctgtctgagatgcggatctcaagaggaaaatccggaaaaggacaaaatagaagaatgaaccagctcagagtctTTCGTTGTAAGGGTCATGgcgtccatttttacaggtggctgtcaaaggttgtgttaaaccaggcaattaattaaacttatttaaatgtgtccctaTGACTGTATCCCCTCCATACTTGcgttagtaaaagacggtaccaggaacagtcctgtctccacagacagctctgttaatgaaaatagattacatccccagggatgctgggagCTTTGGTGGGGGAATCCTCTTTTTGAGTGGCCAAAAAGCACAGTAAAactttttaaatagaagacaggtaacagcttagctttcagatcagatgcttacactttacacaaactggctcaaatacattttaaaagaaacaagaccattgtttcagatgtggacgCGCAATGGCAGGAAGATCTGGTAGATGTGCACCggttctccaaacacaacagAGGCTTTAAGACGTATTATCTGACTTTATAAAGAGTGACAAccggagctttcacagaactatacgtaccagtcctgctgatgttaatccttcacattctctgaagatatggaaaacagtttatagagatggttttaaaataaaaccagttgttgccccttttagaaaaggcgaccacgtgagactatctaaagtcaaaggagcctttgaaaaaggttatgaacagacgtttactgatgagctatttatagtggatgaagccttaaccaggagccagagacctgtatactgattaaaagattacgagggtgagacagttactggatcttttGGCCCTGAAGAATTAAATAAAGTTAACCCCAAAAAAGCCAGGATTTACTGGatttaaaaagttctagcggttaaaggaaaagggagaaaaagcagctactggtgaaatggtttgaggaggcgataagtttaacagctgggtggaagcttctcaactctgtgacatttagacgtgaacaaaacaaacaaacaaaagattcctcctgcaaagacagagagagaaaaatggcGACAGCGGGTTCTACATTAcgttgcccagcaatgccagctctgcagttttcctcagaacaccagcttgaACTTTACAATATGGCTAATTAAGCCCTGGGATATCCAgagagcctgggaggtgggttagtggaaatacaatacccgcacagccGGAACACTATCAATgaagacaccccttttgaaatcacctttgcaggtgtggcatggagtttatcctacaacgaggttattactcgtccatacctgaattattggatcatatgaacagtactgtggttcgtcatcccacaccgcctgaggtggtcatgaactacgaccctgGGGGTAGAAAAGTTAGTCTTAAATCTGCCAATTTTACTTGTATGTTTTCTATCAgcggggagctagctaacattctaggTTTGGGCCCGAAGCATAGAGTCCaaaaattccccttctcagcagacatcacacggcttttaatttcttgcgtctgttcacagatattgtagaacatgagtttgtgggggacttttctgttcccctgttacaTTGTCTCTCTGtccgaggaaggaacaatgagtttgtcaccatcacctatgataaacctcattacgttcctgtcagaaaacaccacatcgataccattaccattgaaataaagacagatcagaacagacacgTCTTGTATTGCTTTGGCAAGGTGATCATCAAGGTGCACCTGTGTCCCCGGAgagagcgaggtttctaaaaagcaaaacatttggcGATCCTAAAAAATTACAgcgaccccaccatctacaggaactattacaaagcccaggtgggatatgcccttcctggatgtaCGAGGCTGGCGTAGGTGGAATATTCCATAaccaagcctctgcaaccagacttgaggcagaacactgcgtgagaggatacatgaatctggtacagacagctggtaaacacGTGAAAGATCGTTCTCTGTTAATCAACCGTGAGGTTACACCTTGttgcctttgacctgtctcccaaCCAGGAATGCACCAATCACTGTTCCCTGTTTAAAAccgggaacctgagagcagaaatacattttgggatGGCTCTAACCATCACCGTCAATATGATcgtgtatggggtttttgacaaCATCATAgtgataaatcagaggagaaatgttctgcttgactatatgtgaacatggacaccgtgcagctctcacgtgtctcatcaatgaccccttacacaaaaaagaattcccttatgattggctccctggcagcaagTTGTCTCAGAAACCCTTAGGTTTGGTGGTCAACACGCATCCACATAACCAACCCGGTGAACATTGGCTCACCTTGTATCTGGTGAAGTGTAACCGtggagagttttttgactcatacgggcaccccccaccctgaatagcgtgttgtttcctaaaagcattatgaaatttttaaacaaaaatgccacagatAATGTGTTTCACAATAGACAATTATAAGACCCCCACTCTGTCGCCTGCAGCTATCACTGcatgtttttcttacatcatcgtagcaagggtttatCTTAAATTGTATTCTAACGACTTAGTGCTAAACGACCggatggtgatgaattttgtaaaaactaaatttaaattcttgggcatatctagccttgcttaaaacatgtttcggcaagcccagacatgtgtatcttgcaatgatttttatagctatgttatccaatactctcaggcataacagacaatgtTTGTTTGGCATTATCCAACACATTTTCCCATAGTTGCTAGGCCCCgcaagaattgcagaaaaggggtgtttccacctcagatccatttttaaagccatagggcagggttttaaacccttctcctaggaccttcttggtggaaacaattttctgtgtttttcttaagggttttgtctttatttgccactgatttttgttccttatgatagagggctgctgaacctctatctttttggaaggtgttttctcacaggcccatgcaatagtccagaactagatctttcaaactgtccaagttgatcttttcacaatttgctacgtTCAGGGTAATACCTTTTGACTTTCATGCAGGCCTTTCTTCCCGATAGCTTTTATCTGTATGTTTCGGTCCTGCTGAcacaaactcggtgatgtgttgatctggcggTGTCTTGCCTAAATAATTCCGCAGaggaggattccagtcaccctccttttcacacatatcaccaagtcagtgtcatggtacaggcactgcttttgaaatctgtctaGCAGTTTGTATAGTTCTATGCGGGCATAagcagtggtgaaacaggctatgaaaacactggtatttccagagacagagtactggtcttttgggtcctttcaagacactcatgctgtttcatcgtcgataaacttGCAGGATGGAACCTTATAGttggggaaaacaggtactgagaGAGTTCGTCAGGGTCTCTCACACTGCTGGTATTGGGTAGGTTTGTGGAGcagatgatattattattattattatttattataaatcacatgaaactgtcttgtaaacttaaaaatagaaaaataccctaatgaatattttatttaaaaagtcatagctttaaaacaaaataatccatttcagtCTGTATAacgaacaggagttttgagtttgtttctaccatttaaaacaacaaacccacaaacttttttttaaatacacctcattttgcaaaataaaaaccaaacggcttttaaaatcaacttttaaaatccaggttaaaacacattttgcacactaaaaaaccaacaccctcttagtttgaaacacaccattaccatcagtttgcagccatatacttaaaaaaatcccacctatgttttacagagagagagagtttaaaatacagtttgcaacaaaatagttttcaataatcCCACACGCATTTAATAGCCAATTGCAGAAAGTTACCTTCTACTAcaggataaagtgttgcaggaacatgcttgttctgtccccctcaatgtgtgtttgggcctttgaattaaagaacaagcaaaaactgttagttagtattagtcccaaatccctatacaacctgtGTAGTACCTGACGTTATTAAGCAAAACTACAGTTACAATggttttaccttggcctggtgatgaaatgcaatttaaagttacTAGTTCCATTCTAAACAGATTACACTGATATAAACATAGTGACCTTTATTTTCTAAGACAGCACGGCATGAGTGatattatacaatatatattttcagagttgAAAACAGGAGCATACCTCCTCTTGCAGCCCAGCAGCCATTCAAGAGATTCTGTTGAAAAAAACAACCTCAGGTATTTTGGAGACGTTCATACCAtcctaaccctttgtttcaaaagggacttcaaaatagtagcgagcaggttgatttgatggctacagctctgaaatactagagacttaaggactttaggccccttcctaacattcccttttgggagctggggtgggggaattaagctGGCTGCACAACTCAGCTGCTTTtggctacattttttcttttagttaaaatccatttttctgcagggccttcttacagtacagtattaaacagtaaatccccaatccttaatgtaactgtccccccctcagtcccaagtggggaccttttgcagatatcaatacatctctttggggcttgttttttaaaacatttctttcatgcatattatttggggtgggggttgaaataaaatggttgtatcACAACCATAATAAGCCCtccagagcttttaaatgtttgattgtctttagagcaaatgcttcttctaaagcatgttgaaggtttgtgaccccttgaaacatttcagttttggtttagacccttggggggggggctttggtttgtttgttgtaaatatattaatttaaacttttaatggctttgaattgACCCATAGCATCCAACCAACTCCCGagtcatatttaaactgtccaatagcatctgcaaattcctgaagttttatttcatttcatattaatcagaactcacccacccacctcccttaccatgggtgcacaccaatcaaatttatccctatggcaACAACGATAAGTAGTCACAGTTAGCTTcgctattcagtgggggtgtggttaaaaccattcaggTCAACAGGATTagtcaactctattgtactcaaacacatgtctgaaccatccctgtttgttttactgttgtaagcagagtcaggatgagatctaccctgacatttggtggtgagttgtggaaaagaacgtcaggggttgatctcgtttgcacaggcacacccaccccgcctagcatgagcccacagtagcccaaatgatcactttggctgctgtgggaaccccagtttctctgttactgaggcagaaagaataaagtgttgttatcctgattatgtgaatcaaggacagtggacctgtacttggccttttatggcagagggactcgccatcaactaagtagcactcgctaggcaggggacgtgggttccaaaactcagcaaattgagaaaggctggggagaggtatttgtacctggtgaGCCCCAGACACTAATtctatctcttcttcctgtctccactgtgaaatgttagtgctaattttgattccatgcagagtctgattacagactgcagagctgaattcactttgggctaatggtgaaccagcactgagtcctccctactacttaacacagtaagtggtgattttagcttgtagtaggggagcctcagtgccccactggctgagggcttgagccagttttgcattgtgttattggaatggagttcctagcaactgaacgcagctcttgttgctgccaactctgatgggcagaatggttacactataaacacatttttaggagtgttctcctcccacaacatacatttcagctttttgctgtaaatgggtcttttttacacaaaaccacaaaagttagattctcacaaaccattttttttatttaaaagacatacagctccttgaaaacaaaccaagaggctccattaaaacttttagctcacttaagggccagagaccttctaacagaaatgcagatagtcacaaagcccttttcaatagatgttttttaaatttacatatttaaattgacaaatttacat
The DNA window shown above is from Mauremys reevesii isolate NIE-2019 linkage group 25, ASM1616193v1, whole genome shotgun sequence and carries:
- the LOC120391225 gene encoding protein maestro-like, whose translation is MTDPMLREKKLLKSVLRILEERSQDRNSIVRQMAVRGLGNIVNGAPVKVKKYKKFLLDILIGALHDVFSSEVIGESMKALAKVLKELKEKDIGSSFKDLTEQIRAYFDDENDGLRSVAFVLFGILAQLTKKKWKAYFAEQVERAGSYFCCTYQQ